The nucleotide window TGCCACTTGCACTCAACACGAGAAAAGAAGCATCGCGATGGGATGCATGCTCAGCCAGGGCATGCCCCGTTGTCTTATCGGAAGGAGTCTGCTTGAAGGTAGTTTTGGCGCTCGGAACAAGCAAAGCCTTTAGTTCATCAAGTTGTTGCTTGGCGTGATCGGCCCAAAGTTGATTCACAGGCTCGTCCAACTCGCGACTCAGCGGTGCACTGATGTGCACAAGCTCAATAGAAGCTTGCAATTTTTCCACAAAGGGTTGGACAAAAGAAATCGCTCTTTTGTTTTCATCGGAAAAATCGACACCAACAACCCACTTACACTTATGAAGCGCTGCAGGCAAAGTGGCATTGGGCGGCAGCGCTAGTACGGGTACATTACTGTGCCGAAGCACTGTGCTCGAAGTGCTGCCAAACACATGCTGAACCAACGGAGAGTGGCTCACGCTACTCGAACGCAACCCGAGAACAACAAACGCCGGCGGATGCTCCTTCGCATAGTCAAGAATGCCTGTACTTGCACGTTCGTTTCGAAACTCGACGCAACACTCAACACCTAGCTTTTGCACAACAGACTGCTCAAGCTTAAGTTGTTTTTCTGCAGCGTCACGACGTTCGGCCATGGTTTTGCGCATGGCTTCGATAGCAGGAAGCAAGGCCTGCGGAACATCTTCAGACGATTCGGCATCTGCAACACCCATAAAATGAAGCAAACAGAGCTTAACATCCAAAGCTTTGGCTAAGGTTGCCGCAAACTGCAGCCGTGTTTGGTTGTTTGCCGCCAAATCTG belongs to Myxococcales bacterium and includes:
- a CDS encoding universal stress protein; the protein is MSENTLLFPTDLAANNQTRLQFAATLAKALDVKLCLLHFMGVADAESSEDVPQALLPAIEAMRKTMAERRDAAEKQLKLEQSVVQKLGVECCVEFRNERASTGILDYAKEHPPAFVVLGLRSSSVSHSPLVQHVFGSTSSTVLRHSNVPVLALPPNATLPAALHKCKWVVGVDFSDENKRAISFVQPFVEKLQASIELVHISAPLSRELDEPVNQLWADHAKQQLDELKALLVPSAKTTFKQTPSDKTTGHALAEHASHRDASFLVLSASGKGNLKKFFLGSTAERTLRYATMPVFVVRG